The sequence below is a genomic window from Montipora capricornis isolate CH-2021 chromosome 14, ASM3666992v2, whole genome shotgun sequence.
cattgctttgtattttaaagcttattACAAATATTGTCGATTAACTATCTTCAAAAAGTacgtggttacctccaattttctttttggatttcaataacacttgttaaaatctGCTTTTTCCGCCTATTCATGCAGTAAACCgcgcctttgaattagtagggaCCGTCCTTAATGTGAGGCTTCGGTTTTCAAGGTTTTCAATCGTTGTCATTTATGCTTAGACATGATATTCTTTCTTcgggtttttttcctttctgtaATATGATGGCGTTAACAGAACATTCAAATAATATTGGAATAATCGCGATATTATCAGAAACAATACACAAACAGCGGAATAAAAGTACTCGCACTTTCCGTTGTTTCCGCATTTGCTCGTTGGCTTGTTTGTTACAAAGGTCTTTTGATGAACATAGAAAGTTGCTGTCACAAAACGGTTACCCCACAGGTGTTGTTATTTGTAACATGAATGATGTGTTACAAAAGCAACAAATCAAACCATTGGCCCCAACCATCACAGTTCCCAACAGAAAATTTTCTTAGTTTTACCTTATTTAGGGCTGCAAAGCAAAATCGTTAGTAAACAAATGATGTCGTTTATCAAAAATTCTATGGGTGCGTTGACCTTAGAGTGATTTTTTAAAGCACTTGTCGcgttaaatctttctttccttacaaataTAGACGTAGCGGTGGCCAAATGGCTCAGATTGTATATAGAGCTGCCTGTTaggactgcaatgatttttatatcggaaaaactaaatacgattgcatgacagaaaaaatgAGCATTTTAAGGCATTAATTATGGTTGTCATAACATTTTAGCGAAAGGGCGATCCAACACTCACTGTAAAACATGATAAaggagacactgttgatcaaagatttaacAGCAGCGAAAGGCTGtgtctttattaatttttttttgtcagctgtattgttacttaatagtaatgataatgatagtgtatcaaactccaattttgtattaaccctttggctactgaagatttggccgaaaaacacgttttgaagctagttgaggggttttttggtcactgtcgtgctgtttaagagctaaatctccctaaaaacccgtttccaggttgtacactccgtggctttttcacttttcgctttctctccttccctctcttttcgctttccttgcctcatttttttttcaacttgctgggcatttggtaggctttattttggtgggaagagtttctgagaaacctttcatcgtCTTAGAATTAGgcgctcagaaaggtaggtgggtaatggaacaagcttttcatggagatttccaggtcagtgttacacggttttttggccgtttcttcagtttccttgactgaattgtgctcattctggtatagtttgaaagatctcttctcgctgcacaagttagtggacaaagctgttcctgaccgttaaaagtgatgacgtcacaaggggtagatgggaccgtggataaggctggacgtattttggcaggtagtaatcaaagggttaaccgtcacttctgaagatgtatgcagaaacgtcaagtaaaagacaatttcaaatgatgcgtttatatctgatggTTGTCAACCCTGTTTGTGtattatttctgataaaactgagatgaaCTAAAAGAAAAGAGTAATTGCgatattattacaataaaggGGAATGATATTTTTGACAGCGTTCTCGAAGCCGTTGTCGACGTCTTGCTTAAgtttccaaattgaaacaacCGCCTGTACTATTCTTATCGGTTGGCTAATTTCCAAGCCGGTTTACCGTTAGTAGCAATATAGGTTGAAGGCAACGCTCGCTCCCATTGGGTGGTTTATGTACAtccattagagcggttttcaaatgactgtcaaaagtaattacGCCATTGCGATTGCTACGCTCGGTGATTGGCTTTAAAGTCTcacgccagtttatcaaccaatgacttgcacgcgcgatttttcctgCGCTTTGAGCAAATTACATGGAATTGgaacgaatttggattggttcgttgcgctgtttgcacttgccgtgattggtcgaagtaagtattagttttacgacactcaattgaaaaccgctctaaagatGAATTTCTCCACTACTTTCACAATTTCACCATTTCTCATAATCGTTGTTTCTCTGGCTATGGGCAAAGAAACAACGATTCACATTGAGTCCTACTCTACTGCCATATTTTCTGTGCGGGGCGTTTTCTGGAAATTTTGGATTCTGGAATTTTTTCTGGAAATTTTCGGGGATTTTTCCGTCTCGTTTCTGGAACTAAACAAACTTGTTACTTCCCTTTTAAACTTTTATACAGCATTCTGAACCTCCCTGGTTGTTTGTCGTGATCTTAATGACAGTCTCCTTAGGAACAAAGGAATGGAAAGGAAGTTTATTTTAGTGTCTAGTCGATCTAGCGCTGGagcaagtcaaatgttggtttttaaggacaggggaaaccggagtacccggagaaaacctctcggtgcagagtagagaacaacaaactcaaccgtatgacgccgagtctgggaacaGAACCAAGGCCATattgatgggaggcgagtgcaGGAGTGCagcatccctgcacccctaaagCCCTAAGGTTGAATCCAAGGTTAAATTCATGATCCTCATTTCATCTAgattgaatacgcactcagaggAATGtaagaaactttttttggagccCAAATTAAGCCCAGAGAAAAAATTAGGGGCAGGTTTCAGGCGTTCATTTATTAGCGCATGGGGTTGGTAGCAAAATTACATGGAAAGTCCTCCATCCTTCATACATTACGCAACCCCCTCTATAggaaagatatcgttgacgtcattaatgtaccaaccagagcctcattggctgtcgaaacaaaggatcttttgttcttgtggttggcatatttgaataacaaaagcaatgtttgtaattccagagttttgaagcaagcaaccgaggacaatcttcctgtcggtgtacgttggatcagtggcttgatctgatcggcgtaattacaagttgagaaacaaaatattttaagcaaaagccgatacaacggCCGATACAACGACCGATCCACGGCACGGCACACTaaaatggccccctcttttgctaacTTCTTCCTCGagcttttcgaaaaaaatgctctaaggaacgccccatttcgatgacatttttatgatctggactgacAGTCCGGATAACCTTAAcattttcatcgattatctcaccaacattcaccctaccataaaattcactagctcacactctcccaccaatgttcctttccttgacatacatacatacatttttattaatccTAGAAGTcctatacaggatgctaaaacaGTCAGCGACGAAATAGAAAAGGgggcaaagaaaaattaataaaacaaataaataattacctaaattaaattatttacaacataTAAATGTTTACATTGAATTACAATGTTGTCTTATGATTGGCAAAGCATTCTTTTGGAAGGCAGTAACAGAGTCAGCATTAACAGCAGAATTGGGAAGGTCATTCCAAAAGGGGATAACAAGTGGGAAAAAGGGAAACTTATATGCATTGGTGCGAGCCAAAATATGTCTGACCTTATAGGGATGGTTGGAGCGATTGCATCTATGAGCTAAGACGACAGATGCAGCGCAGATGTTGGAAATGTTAAGTGAGTCCGGTTGTGCACAGCTTTATACATTATGGTAGCGGCGCTTAGATGTCGACGGACTTCAAGAATGTCCCAACCCAGCGAGTGCTGCATAGAAGTTACGCTTGAGAACTGTGAATAATCAAAACAGACAAATCTTACAGCGCAGCGTTGGACAGCCTCCAACCCTTTTACgtgttgtttttcaaaaggaCTCTAGGCAGCTTAGGCATATAATTTCTACATGAGGTCTCACAAGAGAGTTGTATGCTTTGGTCTTAACATACTGGCTGCTTCCCGAAATTTTTCTACGTAGTAAACCCAGTATTTTCATAGCTTTGTGTTTAACAGATTTTACATGAGAGTCCCATTCTAGGTTATCTTGTATAAAAACACCAAGGTATTTATGGCAAGAAATTGATTCCAGTGGGCTATTACAGAGCTTGTAACCAGCTGGAACCAGGCTTAAGGGGAGACCTAGTAATTGACATGATGTTACAtttaaccagaaacccataagggttgaaacgtgtaacggccccttgtgtgctgggaaacaagcttctgaatattgaTAGTCGtataaaaataacaactttctttaattttccagacatgtttcgacggtacatccgtcattttcagtgttacatattttgaaatcgccgttgaatttaaagcgcgcgcgatcttacaaacttcgttacattgcgttgtcaatattgcgtattaaatcaaaacagaacaaaacaaaaattttaaatgagtgacgcttagttccttacagggagagagtcaggttaatgtgtttcacctgctggttgagatcgggcttctcccattttatatacatggattccttaagcctcacttggtacttagtggctgcagagtccaggatctcaaAGCAATCCGGtttgcaggatgccttacaaaactctgaactctgcagatgtttaaaaacgttcgaagatctgtctgaaagtaagtgctcgcgcactcgtgtggagaagtgtcggctggtttcaccaacataacaagcattacaacttgcacacgaaaatttatagaccacacgcgtgcgaagccctacagggacagcatctttcacatacggctatctatattgttgctgctatctagaccttctgaatattcaatttactaagtaccatatttggaacaacaagagcgaggggtttccaaatatggtacttagcactgaaacattcaaccaatcagttcgcactgaatattcggaagctgtgaacgcgcgttacacgtttcaacccttatgggtttctgatttaaCTAAATTAAGATTCATTTGTCAAGTAGCAGCCCAGCAGGATAGAGTGTCAAGGTCTTGTTGGAATAAATTGACATCATGGACATTTGAGACTTCGGAATAGAGAACAGCATCGTCAGCGAATAACTTAATTTTAGAGTTAATATCATTGATGTAGATCAGAAACAAGAGGGGACCTAAGACTGTGCCTTGAGGGACACCAGAGGTAACACTAATCCAAGAAGACCTTGTGCCAGAAACCTGGACACACTGAGTGCCGTCCAGTAGGAAGTTCTTGATCCAAGAAAGAAAGACTATTACCAGTGATGCCATAATAGTTAAGTTTAAGTAGGAGTCTCTGGTGGGGAACTGAATCAAAAGCCTTTGAAAAATCAATTAAGAGTACATCTGTCCTGATTCGCTTGTCCAGCGATGACAACCAATCGTCAAGGATGGAGATAAGCTGGGTTTCAGTAGAGAACCCTTTCCGAAAGCCATGTTGGTGGGGAGTAAGGAAATTATTGATCTCAAAATGGTAAGATAAATGACTACACAGTACATGTTCCATGATTTTACACGAAATGCATGTCAAGGAGATAGGCCTGAAGTTATTTGGCAAGGATTTATCATCCTTCTTATACACAGGagaaacaagtgcttttttccATTCCTCAGGTAGGATGCCACTGTCATAAGACTGAGAAAAAATCACTTGCAATATCTGAGCACATTGTGGGGCAAAGGTCTTCAGTACCCAAGGTGATGTTTGATCAGGGCCGGCAGCTTGTTCGGCTTGAGTTTCTGTAGTTGCTTCTCTAATCCAGGAATGTTTATGATAAGTTGATCAATTTGAGGGTATGGACCTTGGGGGAGCTGGGGCAGGCTTGAGCTGTCTTCAAGAGTGAAAACAGATTGAAATTGTTTGTTTAAGATGTTAGCGTTCCTTTCATTTGAATCAAAAACGTTGTCTCCAACTTGCAGTGGAGGAATGCCTATGCTCTCAGTTCGCTGGAGTTTTATGTACTTCCAGAAGGCTTTACCATCACCAACCTCAAGAGAGCCACCAATAACTTCATTGACATAATTACTATGGGCAAGGTGAATCTGTCTTTTGACAAAATTACGATATTTCTTGTATGACTGCCAATGCGAGGCACGTTTAGATCTTCGGGCCAACTTGAAGAGCCTTTCCCGTTTCCGCATcattcttttaatttgtcttgtTATCCAAGAGAGCCTTCTATGGGATTTCACTTGTTTCTTTGGGATCCACTTATCAATAGCAGCTTTTAGCTTAGATGAGAAAAATAACCAATTTTCATCAACAGAAAAATTTGTGGGGTCTTTTGTAGAAAATTCTTGAACAAGTTGGTTCAGCTCATTATCAAGGCCACCAATATCAGCTTTCTTGTACAGGTAAGTGAAGTGATCGTTTCCCTTGAATAGCCTTGGCTTCAAGTTTAGTTCAAAAAAGACTGCATCATGATCATGGCTAGGACTTGGGGCATGTAATTCGTTGGAGAGTAAGCTTGGATTTGAAGTGAACATTAGGTCAAGTATATTTTGACCACGTGTGGGGTACTTGATGACCTGATTAAGGCAGTTATCCAGGATACAATCAATAAGGGTTGTAGATTGTTGTAAATCCTTATGTGACAACACTGAATAGCTCGTCCAATCAATTCCTGGTAGATTAAAGTCGCCATCAATCAGCACTTGTGGATAATTAGGAGCAAAATCCTGGAATCCTTTGTTGACAGAGTAACAAAATTGATCCATTATCTCAGAATTTGAATTTGGTGGTCGGTAGAATGACGCCATTAAGACTTTTTTATGAGATTGGAGTTCAAGAGAAGCCCAAACTATTTCGCAGTTTGCGGTGGATGGGTAGAGAGGATAACTTGAATAAATATCCTTGATTGCTATGAAAGCACCACCACCATGAGAATTCCTATCCTTCCGGTGAACAGTATAATTGGCGGGGAAGACACTATATGTCGGTTCACCATCAAGCTTTGATTCATACCCTAACAAGATATCAGGTTGGTGTAAGTCCATGAAGCTGCGAAAATCTGCATTGTTCTTAGATCCTCCAATGCCATTGCAATTAGCCACGACAATCTCCAAAGGGGGGACAATACTAGATGCTGGGCTTTTCGCCTTGTGACTTGGAGGTAAGCTTGAATCGGTCCCTGCAGTCTTCATAACTGACTCGGCTGGTATTTCATCAGGCGAAGAGTTAAAAGAGTCGAAAATGTTTCCGTCTGCGAAGCTATCTACGCTGGAGTCGAAGAATGAGTCTGGAAAGTTATACCACAGTCACAGCAGATCCATGAACATGACGAGATCGACAAGATATCATAAGTGTGGCCATCGACAGCACAACAATAAGTATGGAACATACGGTTGCAGAAATCACAGCATATACCTTTCTGCTTTCGCTTTATTGGCTTGGCACAAATGCCACAGGGGTATTTCCAACTCGGCGTTGAGGGACCAGGGTTCAAATGGACATCTCCACTCAGCATCAGAAGAAGGCAACTGAGGAAAGTCTGCTTCCTCGAGCCAAAGAGGGCTGCTCCCTTCGAGGATAGGTTTGATGCATAATAGCCAAATTTTGACACCTGGATTTCTGAGCTGTAGCAGGACGAAGCACTTGTTGGTAAGATGCAAGCGTTCGGAAGGCAACGTAGTCTCAAAAACACACAAAACATGAACAAAATTAAGGGAGAAAGAAAACACACGCCCGCCATCTTTGACGACCGCTGACCGTCTCACTTACTTGTCTACAGACCTATACCCGAAACctacggacaaacaccaacatttactttattcctcttggcatcctctacacacaaaaaaagccattcatttcagcctagcactccgcctacgacgaatttgttctaccaacgaaacgttcaagattcgcaccactgatctaacgacataccttctgaaacgaggttacaaacgcgactttgttactaaacaaatacaacgcgctgcagacattccccgcatacataccctacaacctaaacagataaacaaacccgaacgcatacctttcataacgacctataatccatcacttccttccatcttcaacataataaaaaaacactacaatctacttctttcttctgaccgctgcaaaaatgctttcctacatctacctgttgtggctttcaggcgctcccctaaccttccagacctgctggtaacagctaaactgtcccctaaggtaactcattctaattccgcacttccttccggttcttttcgctgtggcaaaaactgcgctacctgtctttacattttccatggactaaccaactacacattCTTCTCCACTAGCGAAACACGCTCCATTAATTGCCACATAACCTGCGAAACtaaaaaaccttatctacatgattcaatgcaacagatgccatctacagtacataggagaaactaaacgacgtttaaaagaccgttttaatgaacaccgacgcactttagataacgctaacaccaaatccaaacctactacagtcgcagaacatttcctctcctctccctacaacatctccaaggacatgcaattcattgctatcgaaaaaatattttctaacagagactcgatccagacggtaacccatcgatgtgagaaattcttgttttatagccgtacgtacgtacgtccgtcctcCCTCAATCGAATGTGACGAgcatcatgctagtttacagcatacatctttaatattttgatcaattgacatctgtcaaaacaaggtatccgctgaccagtatcgcgtgaccatatcgcgggctcaagctttaTGCTCGttaaggtcagctgtttttttaagttgaccgctgaccagttactggtttttgattggattgcaggctcaaccgaGGTTAacgcgaggcttcatttttctcgCGCTTTCTGGGGCTCGA
It includes:
- the LOC138031578 gene encoding uncharacterized protein; translation: MAGVCFLSPLILFMFCVFLRLRCLPNACILPTSASSCYSSEIQVSKFGYYASNLSSKGAALFGSRKQTFLSCLLLMLSGDVHLNPGPSTPSWKYPCGICAKPIKRKQKDSFFDSSVDSFADGNIFDSFNSSPDEIPAESVMKTAGTDSSLPPSHKAKSPASSIVPPLEIVVANCNGIGGSKNNADFRSFMDLHQPDILLGYESKLDGEPTYSVFPANYTVHRKDRNSHGGGAFIAIKDIYSSYPLYPSTANCEIVWASLELQSHKKVLMASFYRPPNSNSEIMDQFCYSVNKGFQDFAPNYPQVLIDGDFNLPGIDWTSYSVLSHKDLQQSTTLIDCILDNCLNQVIKYPTRGQNILDLMFTSNPSLLSNELHAPSPSHDHDAVFFELNLKPRLFKGNDHFTYLYKKADIGGLDNELNQLVQEFSTKDPTNFSVDENWLFFSSKLKAAIDKWIPKKQVKSHRRLSWITRQIKRMMRKRERLFKLARRSKRASHWQSYKKYRNFVKRQIHLAHSNYVNEVIGGSLEVGDGKAFWKYIKLQRTESIGIPPLQVGDNVFDSNERNANILNKQFQSVFTLEDSSSLPQLPQGPYPQIDQLIINIPGLEKQLQKLKPNKLPALIKHHLGY